The DNA window GCGCGTTTCATCATTACTGCAACGGCATCGACCTTGAGTTTGAGCAGAAAGTGCAAATCGCACCGGGTCGGCGCGTTCTACTTAACCACTCGGCTTTTCCGCTTATTGAACAAAGTGGAGAGCACCATGCCAGTGCCACTTTTATCGAACAACAGATGATTGCTGCCGGAGTGCAAGGCAATTGTGCTGAATATCTTTTGAGCCACGCTAAATCTTGGCAAGGGGAATCAAAAGAAGCGTTGGCGCGCGTCTACTTCTCGTTTAACAGTGCCGAATTAACTTCAGCTTCACGCTATTTACTCAACCAGCTTTTGGCACGGCTAAGAACCAATAATACGCTGACGGTAGAAGGGCATACCGATGATATTGGTAGTGAAGAGTACAACTTTGCCCTAGGGCTACGTCGTGCTGAAAGTGTGGAAGCTTACTTAAAGCAATATGCTCAAACACCTGTGCAATTACAAAGCGTTTCTTACGGTGAAAAGCGCCCCATCACCACGAATGCCAGTGAAACTGGCCGAGCACAAAACCGAAGAGTGGAAATTAAGTGATAACTTAAGATGAAATTTTATAAGTTGGCTCAAACTAAGGAAGATGCATGTTGAGTGCGTGGATCGCAAAATGGCTTGCGCTGCGCGTCGATGATGAACGTTACAAGGATTACTGCTTCTTAGTGATGGCGTTGGTGGCGTTGACTGTCACCAATTTGTTTTTCCTCTTGTACAACATCTTTGCTATTCCTGATCAAATGATGCGAAGTATTCTCGCGATCGCGACCTCCTCGTGTCTACTCAGTTTGCTACTGATGAAAGGGTGTCGTGCACCGAAAGTCGCGGCATTTATCATGCAGTTAAATATTACGCTGTCGGGCTTTGCCTTAGTGCTGGCGGCTGGGCACAGTGCGTTTTCTCTCGCCTTTATGTTTATTACGCCAGTGGTGTCGATGTTCATCCTAGGTTACAAATTAGGCGCATGGTTTAGCAGCATTACGTTTGTTGTTATCGCTTCTTACACGTTTTTATCCATGGAGGCTTGGGGACCGGCTTACTTTGACACCATCAGTTTTATCCACTTTACCGCAGTGTTTGCCTTTTTGTTTTTTGTCGGTTTCTTTTACGATCGTAGTCGCCATCAATTATTGGCTTCTTTGCGTCAATCTAACCAAACATTGCAAGAGTTGGCGACAAAAGATCCACTGACAGGCTTGGCGAATCGTCGCTGTTTGGATGATTTTTTGCGCAATGTACAACGAACTCGCTGGATCGCTATGATTGATGTGGATGACTTCAAACAGATCAATGACCTATTGGGTCACGATGTAGGGGATTCGGTATTATTTAATCTCGCGCGCTGTTTGGAACAAGTGGCAGAGTTAGGGGACCTTGTTGGCCGCTGGGGTGGGGAAGAGTTTCTCTTCTCGATTGAAGCTGAAAGCGAACAAGTTGCGCAGAAAAAAGTACAATGTTTACTTGATGGTATCACCTCTTTTGATTTTTCTATTGAGTTGCCTGTAACCGTCAGTATCGGCTTGGCGATTCATCAACCAGGTCAACATCGTAGCGCACTGCTACATGCTGATGAAGCTCAGTATCGTGCCAAAGCTTCAGGTAAAAATCAGTGTTGTCTTGCGATGGCGAAGTTTGAGTACGCTGTATAAATTGAGTTGTTCACAACTGTGCCAATTTTTTGTGATATCACTCATCCTTTGCTTTGCTCTAGAAGTCGCTTCCAAACAGACTAGCTGTTTTTTAGGAAACGCAGCCCAAACAGCTTGAATATTGCCATTGCTTTGTAAATAGTAGCTCTTGCGTAACAATTCGTCAGTAATCAATTGAGGAAATGCTGGCAGCGTAAGGCGCGAAAAAAAGCTCAGCATGACAACATACTGAGCTTTTTACGTTTTTTACAGGTCAAGCCGTTCTCGTTACATCCGTCATTCCGCAGCCAATTTCAGAATTAAAACAATGTGATCCAGTGATCGTTTACAAATGTTAGTGCGACAGACCTCTTGACCGCGATCCCCAGTTTTGATCTATTACTGTTATTTAACGGTCACTTTATTATGTCTGCTGCTCAACCTGTCATTAAACGCCTAGACCACTTAGGGCTAATTGCTGCTTTCTGTCATGAAATCGGTTTACCAGACATTATTGATCGCGTCATTCCTAAGTACTCGGATCACAATGTTTCACATGGCGATGCTGTCTTAGCAATGATTCTTAATGGCCTTGGCTTTCACAGTAGAACGCTGCATATGTTCTCTTACTTCTTCGAGACAAAGCCTGTTGCCAAGTTGCTCGCTAAAGACATTGAAGCGCACCATTTAACTGACGATGTACTCGGACGTACTTTAGATGCTTTATATGAAGCAGATGTCTCCGCACTTTATCAAGCGATTGCGGAGCATGCCGTTGATAAGCTAGGACTTAAAACAGACTCTGTCCACCTTGATATCACTAGCTTCCATGTCGATGGTTAATACGCCCAAGACGAAGATCTTAATGCCATCAAGCTGGTAAAAGGCTACAGCCGAGACCACCGTCCAGAGCTAAACCAAGTGGTCCTTGAGCTGATTTGTGAAAACCAAGCAGGCCTACCTGTTTACATGCAAGCGCTTAGTGGCAACACCAACGATGCTAAGGCATTCTCAGAGGTCACTAAACGGCATATTCATTGCCTGAAGGCAGCTCAAAACAGTCGCTACTTCATCGCCGATGCCGCTCTATACACCGAAGAAAGCATTCGTTCACTTGATGAGCAACAACAGAAGTTTATTACGCGTGTTCCAATGACCATTAAATCAGCCAAAGAAGCCTTAATGAACCTTGAGCCAGAGCAGTTGAGCCGTATCGGCAATGGTTACTCGGGTTGCTGGGTTGACGCTGATTATGGCTCGGTATCTCAGAAGTGGCTGTTGATTCATAGTGAACAAGCAACCAACCGAGAACAGGTAACGTTTTATAAGAATTTAGACAAAAATATCATCAAAGAGCAGAGAGCGCTGGGCCAACTAATGAAAAAGAAGTTTGCTTGCGCAGTGGATGCCGAGCAAGCAATGGGC is part of the Vibrio cidicii genome and encodes:
- a CDS encoding OmpA family protein encodes the protein MNTTKRQLSLALSLLCFAAASVYASPNQDQSAFHHYCNGIDLEFEQKVQIAPGRRVLLNHSAFPLIEQSGEHHASATFIEQQMIAAGVQGNCAEYLLSHAKSWQGESKEALARVYFSFNSAELTSASRYLLNQLLARLRTNNTLTVEGHTDDIGSEEYNFALGLRRAESVEAYLKQYAQTPVQLQSVSYGEKRPITTNASETGRAQNRRVEIK
- a CDS encoding diguanylate cyclase, which codes for MLSAWIAKWLALRVDDERYKDYCFLVMALVALTVTNLFFLLYNIFAIPDQMMRSILAIATSSCLLSLLLMKGCRAPKVAAFIMQLNITLSGFALVLAAGHSAFSLAFMFITPVVSMFILGYKLGAWFSSITFVVIASYTFLSMEAWGPAYFDTISFIHFTAVFAFLFFVGFFYDRSRHQLLASLRQSNQTLQELATKDPLTGLANRRCLDDFLRNVQRTRWIAMIDVDDFKQINDLLGHDVGDSVLFNLARCLEQVAELGDLVGRWGGEEFLFSIEAESEQVAQKKVQCLLDGITSFDFSIELPVTVSIGLAIHQPGQHRSALLHADEAQYRAKASGKNQCCLAMAKFEYAV